One Ignavibacterium sp. DNA segment encodes these proteins:
- a CDS encoding S8 family serine peptidase: MRSFIVAFILLGVLNVFAQDLNLKISSRLQAKVQSDGQMENYLIWVDFSDKGNDLQKYFNKPETVVTQRSLDRRAKVLDNSNLIKYSDLPVNQDYINQLIQDGFIVKQKSKWFNSVSGYATIDVMNRIIQYPFVKLLDVVGVYTSKKDDVEFEKSNNITSKVSQPEGIHSLNYGNSYTQLNQINVPAVHDSGYNGAGIMICVMDAGFSNLTHEVFSSMNIAHTYDFGTNSPNLTGHFHGTATLSLIGGFKQGELIGPAYGATYLLARTEVDPGETPQEEDNWIAAMEWADSLGVDVTSTSLGYLEFDPPYSSYTWMDMDGNTARITIAADYAVGLGITVVNSAGNNGYNSSHNTLNAPADGDSVVTIGSVNSSGGISSFSSVGPTYDGRIKPDLMAMGSNDYVASIYGNEYNFGSGTSYSCPLVAGVCALILQKNPLLTPMEVLYILKSTASRSANPDNQYGWGIINALNAVNSIVVPVELISFKAEYVNGSVELQWITASETNNYGFEIERKEISGDYQTIGFVSGSGSSTNRITYNFYDNNLNSSEYLYRLKQIDLDGSYEYSAEAGVLITDLNEYKLFQNYPNPFNPVTNLHFIIPEEGTVKIALYDILGNEVKTLLNENITSGSYNLVIDGSDLSSGTYFVKMLSRKSQQVIKMSLLK; encoded by the coding sequence ATGAGAAGTTTTATAGTTGCTTTTATTTTGTTGGGAGTATTAAATGTTTTTGCTCAAGATTTGAATTTAAAAATTTCTTCAAGATTACAAGCAAAAGTGCAATCTGATGGTCAGATGGAAAATTATCTAATATGGGTTGATTTTAGTGATAAAGGTAATGACCTTCAGAAATATTTTAACAAACCTGAAACTGTTGTAACTCAGAGATCACTGGATAGAAGAGCGAAAGTTTTAGATAACTCGAATTTGATAAAATATAGTGATCTTCCCGTAAATCAAGATTACATTAATCAATTAATACAGGATGGTTTTATTGTAAAACAAAAATCGAAATGGTTTAATTCTGTAAGCGGTTATGCAACTATTGATGTAATGAATCGTATTATTCAATATCCATTCGTAAAGCTGCTGGATGTAGTTGGAGTTTATACAAGCAAAAAAGATGATGTTGAATTTGAAAAATCAAACAATATTACAAGCAAAGTTTCACAGCCTGAAGGTATTCATTCTTTAAACTATGGAAATTCCTATACCCAGCTTAATCAAATTAATGTGCCAGCAGTTCATGATTCAGGTTATAACGGTGCAGGTATTATGATTTGTGTAATGGATGCCGGCTTTTCAAATCTTACTCACGAAGTTTTCTCAAGTATGAATATTGCACATACTTATGATTTTGGTACTAACAGTCCAAATCTTACCGGACATTTTCATGGAACTGCCACTCTTTCTCTTATAGGCGGATTTAAGCAGGGAGAATTGATTGGTCCTGCTTACGGTGCAACTTACTTGTTAGCAAGGACTGAGGTTGATCCCGGAGAAACCCCTCAGGAAGAAGACAACTGGATTGCAGCAATGGAATGGGCTGATAGTCTTGGTGTTGATGTAACTTCAACCTCTTTGGGCTATCTGGAATTTGATCCTCCGTATTCAAGTTATACCTGGATGGATATGGACGGCAATACTGCAAGAATAACTATTGCTGCCGATTATGCTGTTGGCTTGGGAATTACCGTTGTTAATTCTGCAGGCAATAACGGTTATAATTCTTCGCATAATACATTAAATGCCCCGGCTGACGGTGATAGTGTTGTTACAATTGGTTCTGTTAACAGTTCAGGCGGTATTTCATCATTTAGCAGTGTTGGTCCTACCTACGATGGAAGAATTAAACCAGATCTGATGGCTATGGGAAGCAATGATTATGTTGCGTCAATTTATGGAAATGAATATAATTTTGGTTCAGGAACTTCTTATAGCTGTCCATTGGTAGCAGGAGTATGTGCTTTAATACTCCAGAAAAATCCCTTACTTACACCAATGGAAGTTTTGTACATATTAAAATCAACTGCTTCGCGCAGTGCAAATCCTGATAACCAATATGGCTGGGGAATTATTAATGCTCTTAATGCAGTTAACTCGATTGTTGTTCCGGTTGAACTAATCTCTTTCAAAGCTGAATATGTAAATGGAAGTGTTGAATTACAGTGGATTACAGCCAGTGAAACAAATAATTACGGTTTTGAAATTGAAAGAAAAGAAATTTCGGGAGATTATCAAACAATCGGATTTGTTAGCGGAAGCGGTTCATCAACAAACAGGATTACTTACAATTTTTATGATAATAACTTAAATTCTTCTGAATATTTATACAGACTAAAACAGATTGATCTTGATGGCAGTTATGAGTATTCAGCTGAAGCTGGTGTTTTAATAACTGATCTTAATGAATATAAACTATTTCAAAACTATCCAAATCCATTTAACCCGGTTACTAATTTGCATTTTATAATTCCTGAAGAGGGAACTGTTAAAATTGCTTTGTATGATATACTTGGTAATGAAGTTAAAACATTATTAAATGAGAATATTACATCCGGATCTTACAATTTAGTAATTGATGGTTCGGATTTATCAAGCGGGACATATTTTGTAAAAATGTTAAGCAGAAAAAGTCAACAAGTTATAAAAATGAGTTTGCTAAAATAG